The following proteins are encoded in a genomic region of Chloracidobacterium sp.:
- a CDS encoding YvcK family protein has product MKHHIFSNRSKGLRIVAIGGGNGLSMLLSGLKRFVRAGESEPVWIEDLSAIVAVSDDGGSSGRLRDELQILPPGDIRNCMVALSEDSQTLSRLFRHRFSGDGDLGGHSVGNIFLAALAEITGDFAEAVKVSSEILASKGHIYPATVADVRLAARLSDGRTVHGETKIGHVGNLIERLFLEPSNCEPLPEAIDAIRKADAITIGPGSLYTSLIPPVLVSGVADAIAESKGVKLFICNLMTQPGETDGMTARHHIEKFKQYAPQIDFDFVVVNDHPISHEQMEKYAEEGAEQIGVHGSVTPKTIEGAEIIYGNLLSEGEMVRHDPERLAQVTLLCAINRKELVENEAFPA; this is encoded by the coding sequence ATGAAACATCACATTTTTTCCAACAGATCAAAAGGCCTCAGAATTGTTGCCATCGGCGGCGGCAATGGCCTTTCAATGCTGCTTTCGGGGCTGAAACGCTTTGTACGGGCCGGAGAGAGCGAACCTGTCTGGATAGAAGATCTCTCTGCGATTGTCGCGGTCTCAGATGATGGCGGCAGTTCGGGCAGGCTTCGTGATGAGCTTCAGATATTGCCGCCCGGTGATATACGCAACTGCATGGTAGCCCTGAGCGAGGACTCGCAGACGCTGTCACGGCTGTTCCGCCATCGATTCAGCGGCGACGGCGACCTCGGCGGCCACAGCGTCGGGAATATCTTTCTCGCAGCTCTTGCCGAGATCACGGGCGACTTTGCCGAAGCCGTAAAGGTCTCATCCGAGATCCTTGCGAGCAAAGGCCATATCTATCCCGCGACGGTAGCAGATGTGCGGCTTGCGGCAAGGTTATCTGACGGTCGTACCGTTCACGGCGAAACGAAGATCGGGCACGTCGGCAATTTGATCGAGCGCCTCTTTCTTGAGCCCTCGAACTGCGAGCCGCTGCCGGAGGCGATCGATGCGATCCGCAAGGCCGATGCGATAACCATAGGGCCGGGATCTCTATACACAAGTTTGATCCCGCCTGTGCTCGTCAGCGGCGTTGCCGACGCTATCGCCGAGAGCAAGGGAGTAAAGTTGTTCATTTGCAATCTTATGACACAGCCGGGCGAGACCGACGGCATGACAGCACGCCACCATATCGAAAAGTTCAAGCAGTATGCTCCGCAGATCGATTTCGATTTTGTCGTTGTCAACGATCATCCGATCAGCCACGAACAAATGGAAAAATATGCGGAGGAAGGGGCCGAGCAGATCGGCGTTCACGGCTCGGTCACGCCGAAAACCATTGAAGGTGCGGAGATAATCTACGGTAATCTGCTGTCCGAAGGTGAAATGGTCCGCCACGATCCCGAACGTCTGGCTCAGGTCACGCTGCTTTGTGCGATCAACAGAAAAGAGCTTGTCGAGAACGAAGCATTTCCGGCCTAG
- a CDS encoding polysaccharide biosynthesis/export family protein: MKMMHSLRAEFAVLAAVLCLAAATHAQDTAVTSKDGTKLSDPVVIAASTPEATPERTPAGAATVMNDPKADAETDPEEVKEVYAYYNNYLKEYRLGPNDVISVEVFGQCPDYCKLNVTVPPTARISYPLIRDGVFVAGKTVEEVAAEITKKLDEYIIDPKVSVTLDKAMSIRYSVMGKVVSPGVRVMDHKISVYEAIIDAGGVAKGGDKSKIVLVSYNAQGRLERRTLNLGDIESGKQEMVFLSPGDQVFVPGKGFSIEKVFDYLGRASAVRLLFGSPF; the protein is encoded by the coding sequence ATGAAGATGATGCATTCATTAAGAGCTGAATTTGCGGTGCTGGCCGCAGTGTTGTGCCTTGCTGCGGCAACGCACGCACAGGATACGGCCGTTACGTCGAAAGATGGAACGAAACTTTCCGATCCTGTGGTTATTGCGGCTTCTACGCCTGAGGCAACGCCGGAGCGGACACCGGCCGGTGCTGCGACGGTAATGAACGATCCGAAAGCCGACGCCGAAACCGACCCGGAAGAGGTTAAAGAGGTCTATGCCTATTACAACAACTATTTGAAGGAATACAGGCTCGGCCCGAACGATGTGATATCGGTCGAGGTCTTCGGCCAGTGCCCGGACTATTGCAAGCTGAATGTTACCGTGCCGCCGACGGCCAGGATCTCGTATCCGCTTATCCGCGACGGTGTTTTCGTTGCCGGCAAGACGGTCGAAGAGGTTGCTGCCGAGATCACGAAAAAGCTTGATGAGTACATAATCGACCCCAAGGTCTCGGTAACGCTCGACAAAGCGATGTCGATCCGATACAGCGTAATGGGCAAGGTCGTGTCGCCGGGTGTGCGCGTCATGGATCACAAGATCAGCGTATATGAAGCCATCATCGATGCCGGCGGTGTCGCAAAGGGCGGCGACAAGTCAAAGATCGTCCTGGTCAGCTACAACGCTCAAGGCCGATTGGAACGGCGGACGCTCAATCTGGGTGATATTGAGAGCGGCAAACAGGAAATGGTGTTTCTAAGCCCCGGCGATCAGGTCTTTGTACCGGGCAAGGGATTCAGCATCGAAAAGGTCTTCGATTATTTGGGCAGAGCAAGTGCCGTCCGCCTCCTTTTCGGAAGCCCGTTCTAA
- the glmU gene encoding bifunctional UDP-N-acetylglucosamine diphosphorylase/glucosamine-1-phosphate N-acetyltransferase GlmU, which produces MSSELDILILAAGLGTRMRSGLAKVLHRLDGRPLINHVCETALSLKPKSLNIVIGHQGDDVKRAVAAEFGEGKAEFAMQKQQLGTGDAVNSAKSKLRGRDSILLVLSGDVPLISSATLRALVQKHKRSKAACTILTVELGDPTGYGRIVRDDAGKFSRIVEQKDASETERSCREINSGIYCFDTKKLFRALGKIGNDNAQGEYYLTDVPTILNAAGDVVALFLHNDPNEIEGVNDRSQLAAMEAEIRRRTVRRLMLESGVSFIDPSAAYVSSKAKVGRDTVICQNVTIEGKSIIGENCVLRPGVRIVNAEIGNHTEIKDNSFITDSVIGDGCAVGPMAHLRGRAVVSDGAKIGNFVELKKTKLGRGSKASHLTYLGDATIGEDTNIGAGTITCNYDGKNKHETHIGKNVKIGSDTMLVAPVKVGDGAVTGAGTVVTKDIMPNKLVVGAPARTIKDLDGK; this is translated from the coding sequence GTGAGTAGCGAACTAGACATTTTAATATTGGCGGCAGGGCTTGGCACTAGGATGCGCTCGGGCCTCGCCAAGGTCCTGCACCGACTCGACGGGCGGCCGTTGATCAACCACGTGTGCGAAACCGCATTGTCGCTGAAGCCCAAGAGTTTGAATATCGTGATCGGCCACCAGGGCGACGATGTGAAACGTGCCGTTGCCGCCGAGTTTGGCGAAGGCAAAGCAGAATTTGCCATGCAGAAACAGCAGCTCGGCACGGGTGATGCGGTCAACTCTGCTAAAAGCAAACTCCGCGGGCGCGATTCGATCTTGCTCGTATTATCCGGCGACGTACCTCTGATCAGCTCGGCAACGCTGCGCGCACTCGTTCAGAAGCACAAGCGCTCAAAAGCCGCGTGTACGATCTTAACGGTCGAGCTTGGCGACCCGACCGGCTACGGACGCATTGTCCGCGATGATGCGGGCAAATTCAGCCGCATCGTCGAGCAGAAGGACGCAAGCGAGACCGAGCGGTCCTGCCGTGAGATCAATTCCGGAATATATTGTTTTGACACGAAAAAGCTGTTTCGTGCACTCGGCAAGATCGGTAACGATAACGCTCAAGGCGAGTATTATTTGACCGATGTGCCGACCATCCTTAACGCGGCGGGCGACGTCGTAGCTTTGTTCCTTCACAATGACCCGAACGAGATCGAAGGCGTGAATGACCGTTCACAGCTCGCTGCGATGGAGGCTGAGATACGGCGGCGTACCGTAAGGCGCCTGATGTTGGAAAGCGGCGTGAGTTTTATCGATCCTTCTGCAGCGTATGTCTCGTCGAAGGCGAAGGTTGGCCGCGACACTGTCATCTGTCAGAACGTAACTATCGAGGGTAAAAGCATTATCGGCGAGAACTGTGTGTTGAGGCCGGGCGTAAGGATAGTAAATGCGGAGATCGGCAACCATACCGAGATCAAGGACAATTCCTTTATTACTGATTCCGTGATCGGCGACGGCTGCGCGGTCGGGCCGATGGCACACCTTCGCGGCCGCGCCGTGGTGTCGGACGGCGCAAAGATCGGGAATTTTGTCGAACTTAAAAAGACAAAGCTCGGGCGCGGCTCAAAAGCGAGCCACTTGACGTACCTTGGCGATGCCACCATCGGTGAGGATACGAATATCGGTGCCGGCACCATCACTTGCAATTATGACGGCAAGAACAAGCACGAAACGCATATCGGAAAAAATGTGAAGATCGGCTCGGATACGATGCTCGTGGCCCCGGTAAAGGTCGGAGACGGCGCTGTTACCGGTGCCGGTACAGTTGTAACAAAAGATATAATGCCGAATAAGCTAGTCGTCGGAGCACCGGCGCGGACGATCAAGGATCTCGACGGTAAATAG
- the glmS gene encoding glutamine--fructose-6-phosphate transaminase (isomerizing) → MCGIVGYVGNKQVVPLIIEGLRKLEYRGYDSAGIAVVDTDHNLSLRRAEGKLRNLEEAIRLKPLDGNYGIGHTRWATHGRPTEENAHPHRDQSGKVVVVHNGIIENYFSLKERLQALGHEFHTETDTEVVAHLIGHYIDTEGLSLELAVRKTVKELRGIYALAIISKDEPDTIIAVREGPPVVIGLGDGEFFVASDVPPILQHTRDVFFLGDREIAVLTKDSVRVTDYDGNVVEPQKQRITWDPIMAEKGGFKHFMLKEIYEQPRAVRDTVQGRVSLDSGKLYLDKMNITEEEFRELSSIKIAACGTSWHAGLAGKYMLEQLARISVDVDYASEFRYRDPVLSENDLLIVISQSGETADTIAAMREAKAAGCKVLAICNVQGSMITREADGTILTHAGPEIGVASTKAFTAQMIALYLFATYLGELRGHIDTEKAKKLAQDLAELPLKIEQLLNDADSIEELSKEFFRVQDFLYLGRGINFPVALEGALKLKEISYIHAEGYPAGEMKHGPNALIDEKLPVVIVNTKENGNTASELRYEKTHSNIVEVKARDGIIVSVLTEGDTMSSQASDHVIEVPETSDLLSPILSIVPLQLLSYHIAVRRGCDVDQPRNLAKSVTVE, encoded by the coding sequence ATGTGTGGAATTGTCGGATACGTTGGAAATAAGCAGGTCGTGCCGTTGATAATCGAGGGCCTGCGTAAGCTCGAATATCGCGGATATGATTCAGCCGGCATTGCCGTCGTTGATACCGATCATAACCTCAGTTTGCGGCGTGCAGAGGGTAAACTCCGCAATCTTGAGGAAGCCATCAGGCTGAAACCGCTTGACGGGAATTATGGGATCGGGCATACGCGCTGGGCGACGCACGGACGGCCGACCGAGGAGAATGCCCATCCGCACCGTGACCAGTCGGGAAAGGTCGTCGTTGTCCATAACGGCATTATCGAGAACTATTTCTCGCTGAAAGAGAGGCTTCAGGCACTCGGCCACGAGTTCCATACCGAGACCGATACCGAGGTTGTCGCACACCTTATAGGCCACTATATCGATACAGAAGGGCTGTCGCTCGAACTTGCCGTTCGCAAGACGGTAAAGGAACTGCGCGGCATCTACGCACTTGCGATCATCTCAAAGGACGAGCCCGACACGATAATTGCGGTTCGCGAAGGGCCGCCCGTCGTTATCGGGCTTGGCGACGGCGAGTTCTTTGTGGCCAGCGACGTTCCGCCGATCCTTCAGCATACACGCGACGTGTTCTTTCTCGGCGACCGCGAGATAGCCGTTCTTACAAAAGATTCGGTCAGGGTTACGGATTACGACGGCAATGTTGTCGAGCCTCAGAAACAGCGGATCACATGGGATCCGATAATGGCGGAGAAGGGCGGCTTTAAGCACTTTATGCTAAAGGAGATCTACGAGCAGCCGCGTGCCGTCCGCGATACCGTCCAAGGGCGTGTCTCGCTTGATAGCGGAAAGCTCTATCTCGACAAGATGAACATCACCGAGGAGGAATTCCGCGAACTTTCTTCCATAAAGATCGCGGCTTGCGGAACCTCCTGGCATGCGGGCCTTGCGGGCAAATATATGCTCGAACAGCTTGCACGCATCTCCGTCGATGTCGATTATGCTTCGGAATTCCGCTACCGCGATCCCGTGCTCTCCGAAAATGACCTTCTTATCGTTATATCGCAGTCGGGCGAGACAGCAGATACGATCGCAGCGATGCGTGAAGCTAAGGCCGCCGGCTGCAAGGTGCTTGCGATATGCAACGTGCAGGGCTCGATGATCACACGCGAGGCCGACGGCACGATCTTGACGCACGCGGGCCCCGAGATCGGCGTCGCATCGACAAAGGCCTTTACGGCGCAGATGATCGCGCTCTATCTGTTCGCAACTTATCTGGGCGAACTGCGCGGCCATATCGATACCGAAAAGGCAAAGAAACTCGCACAGGACCTTGCCGAGCTTCCGCTGAAGATCGAGCAGCTTCTTAACGATGCTGATTCGATCGAAGAGCTGTCAAAGGAATTCTTCCGCGTACAGGATTTTCTTTATCTTGGCCGCGGAATAAATTTTCCGGTAGCGCTCGAAGGAGCACTTAAGCTGAAGGAGATCAGCTACATTCACGCCGAAGGCTATCCCGCGGGCGAAATGAAGCACGGCCCGAACGCTCTTATTGATGAGAAATTGCCCGTCGTTATCGTAAATACAAAAGAGAACGGCAACACGGCAAGTGAGCTGCGTTACGAAAAGACTCATTCAAATATTGTCGAGGTCAAAGCACGCGACGGGATCATTGTGTCCGTTCTGACCGAGGGCGATACGATGAGCAGCCAAGCGTCGGATCACGTGATCGAGGTGCCTGAGACATCGGACCTGCTTTCACCGATCCTTTCGATCGTGCCGCTGCAGCTTCTTTCGTATCATATCGCCGTACGCCGCGGATGCGACGTCGATCAGCCAAGAAACCTTGCAAAATCCGTTACTGTGGAGTAA
- a CDS encoding NADPH:quinone reductase, translating into MKAVLINEFGPPEVMKIAVVDTPVPGERQVLVKVFAAGVNPVDTYLRAGVYPKLPPLPYTPGKDAAGIVEAVGGGVAGVKIGDRVYTTGSLTGTYAEYCLCDENDVAALPANVSFEQGAGIWTPYATAYRALFQKAKAAAGETVLIHGASGGVGIAAVQWAKNAGLRVIGTAGSAAGCELIQRVGAAAFDHSQDGHLEQILSFTNGRGVDVIIEMLANVNLERDFSALAMFGRIVIVGNRGSLEFTPRLAMGKDATIYGMSLYNYSAAERNEIYEAIYKGLSEGYLDLIVNKAFPLAEAPTAHKTVIESKAAGKIVLLCAE; encoded by the coding sequence ATGAAAGCTGTCTTGATCAATGAGTTCGGGCCGCCTGAAGTGATGAAGATCGCCGTGGTCGATACACCGGTGCCGGGCGAGAGACAGGTGCTCGTAAAGGTGTTTGCCGCAGGTGTGAATCCGGTCGATACGTATTTGCGTGCCGGCGTTTATCCGAAACTCCCGCCTCTGCCGTACACGCCGGGAAAGGATGCCGCAGGCATCGTTGAAGCAGTCGGCGGCGGTGTGGCAGGCGTCAAGATCGGCGACCGTGTCTATACGACGGGTTCGCTTACAGGCACTTACGCTGAATACTGCCTGTGTGATGAAAACGACGTTGCCGCCCTTCCCGCGAATGTCAGTTTTGAGCAAGGTGCCGGCATTTGGACGCCGTACGCGACCGCGTATCGGGCTTTGTTTCAAAAAGCAAAGGCAGCCGCAGGCGAGACTGTGCTTATTCACGGAGCATCGGGCGGCGTCGGCATCGCAGCCGTCCAATGGGCAAAGAATGCCGGCCTGCGTGTGATCGGTACGGCCGGTTCGGCGGCCGGATGCGAGCTGATCCAACGAGTTGGTGCGGCAGCGTTCGATCATTCGCAGGATGGCCATCTTGAGCAGATCTTGAGTTTTACGAACGGCCGAGGTGTTGATGTGATCATCGAGATGCTCGCAAATGTGAATCTCGAACGGGATTTCAGCGCGCTTGCTATGTTCGGACGCATCGTCATAGTCGGCAACCGCGGGAGTTTGGAATTTACACCCCGGCTTGCTATGGGAAAGGACGCGACGATCTACGGAATGTCGCTGTACAATTATTCTGCGGCTGAGCGGAACGAGATATACGAAGCGATCTATAAGGGTTTGTCGGAAGGTTATCTCGATCTGATCGTGAACAAGGCATTTCCTCTTGCGGAGGCGCCAACCGCACACAAGACGGTCATCGAGTCGAAAGCAGCCGGAAAGATCGTGCTGCTATGTGCTGAATAA
- a CDS encoding CpsD/CapB family tyrosine-protein kinase, with product MSILRALEKKKKESPDPGSAAASVVVPFDGANGRANVPTELMKNDLKIGDPTSAFNGQPGSMIGTALPDLDTDSTAGAKLNADNSTRSVRPSLPDFVSWTVDPERVEPRLVAITSPNSAYCEEYRSLRTHVLHKGQRNQLKSIVVASVNPGEGKSVTAINLAWLLAQTDGVRALIIDSDLRMPSLADYLGIETDRGLSDVLSGTSSLKDAIVRLDPSGLHLLPGGEARKDVAELISGPKFKDILAEAREMFDYVIIDAPPLGIFTDATVLINHADGALLVIRANRTKYSVLDRVLEPLPKERMLGVVLNQSDDVMDESHYTYGYYNYRRLNENVVG from the coding sequence ATGAGTATTTTAAGAGCACTCGAAAAGAAAAAGAAAGAATCGCCTGATCCGGGATCGGCGGCCGCATCGGTCGTCGTGCCGTTCGACGGAGCAAATGGCCGCGCCAATGTGCCGACCGAGCTTATGAAGAACGACCTGAAGATCGGCGATCCGACATCGGCGTTCAATGGGCAGCCGGGATCTATGATCGGGACGGCACTCCCTGATTTGGATACGGACTCAACTGCCGGGGCAAAATTGAATGCCGACAACTCAACGCGTTCGGTTCGCCCGTCCTTGCCTGACTTTGTCAGTTGGACGGTCGATCCCGAGCGCGTTGAGCCTCGACTCGTTGCGATCACAAGCCCCAACTCAGCCTACTGCGAAGAGTATCGCAGCCTCAGAACTCACGTTCTGCATAAAGGGCAACGCAATCAGCTCAAGTCAATTGTGGTAGCAAGCGTCAATCCGGGCGAGGGCAAGTCGGTAACCGCCATCAACCTCGCTTGGCTGCTTGCACAGACGGACGGCGTGCGTGCGTTGATCATCGACAGCGATCTAAGAATGCCGAGCCTCGCGGATTATCTCGGCATCGAGACGGATCGAGGCCTTTCGGATGTGCTTTCAGGCACGTCGAGCCTCAAGGATGCGATCGTCCGGCTCGATCCGTCAGGGCTGCACCTTTTGCCGGGCGGCGAAGCCCGCAAGGATGTTGCCGAGCTTATTTCAGGCCCGAAATTCAAGGACATTCTCGCGGAGGCACGCGAGATGTTCGATTACGTAATTATCGACGCTCCGCCGCTCGGCATCTTTACCGATGCGACCGTGCTGATCAATCATGCCGACGGTGCGTTGCTTGTGATCCGTGCTAACCGCACGAAATACAGTGTTCTCGACCGTGTACTCGAACCGCTGCCGAAAGAGAGGATGCTTGGCGTAGTTCTCAACCAAAGCGATGACGTTATGGATGAATCGCACTACACCTACGGCTACTACAATTATCGGCGGCTTAACGAGAACGTCGTCGGATAA
- a CDS encoding TIGR03013 family PEP-CTERM/XrtA system glycosyltransferase, producing the protein MPVVKSRFSSRKFWLILADAAIIYGGIILALYIRLGVDGSINELDSRNGWLKILLATSFCLLTLYFYDLYDYIVMTNRRELLLRLVQALGIAWAVLALIFYFAPPLMIGRGVSMISVPLVLVLLLGWRVMIHLLTGHPDIGEKILVVGTGKTALETAEAVWKRRDAGYRIVGFISENGAKPREKLGRSEILGKAPDLEDVIHNEKIDRVVIAVRERRGAFPTEALLRMSLAGDVSIEECTSFYERITGKVHVDMLRPSWLIFAGRPRESKLRSVFREAIHRMLALIGLIVSLPIALVTAALIKIESRGPVFYRQERVGKNGRVFKVLKFRSMRADAEADGMPVWAADNDDRTTRVGRVIRKIRVDEVPQFWNILKGEMNFVGPRPERPHFVKQLATEISFYEHRHLVAPGLTGWAQIKYPYGASVADAIQKLQYDLYYIKNQSLVLDMVIVFETIKTVLLSRGGR; encoded by the coding sequence ATGCCTGTGGTCAAGTCGCGTTTCAGTTCCAGAAAATTTTGGCTGATCCTAGCCGATGCCGCGATCATTTACGGCGGCATTATCCTGGCACTGTACATACGACTCGGCGTTGACGGTTCGATCAACGAACTGGACTCCCGCAATGGCTGGCTGAAGATACTGCTTGCAACGTCATTCTGCCTGCTTACGCTCTATTTCTACGATCTTTACGATTATATCGTGATGACGAACCGCCGCGAACTGCTTCTGCGGCTTGTCCAGGCACTCGGTATTGCATGGGCCGTTCTGGCTCTTATTTTCTATTTCGCCCCGCCGCTGATGATCGGCCGCGGCGTTTCGATGATCTCGGTGCCGCTGGTGCTCGTTCTGCTGCTCGGCTGGCGCGTGATGATACATCTTCTGACCGGACATCCGGACATTGGCGAGAAAATTCTCGTCGTGGGAACGGGCAAGACCGCCCTCGAAACGGCAGAGGCTGTTTGGAAGCGGCGAGATGCAGGCTATCGGATCGTCGGCTTTATTTCCGAGAACGGTGCAAAACCCCGCGAAAAGCTCGGGCGAAGCGAGATACTCGGCAAGGCGCCCGACCTTGAGGATGTTATCCACAATGAGAAGATCGATCGCGTCGTCATTGCTGTGCGTGAACGGCGCGGTGCTTTTCCGACCGAGGCACTGCTGAGAATGAGCCTTGCCGGCGATGTTTCGATCGAGGAATGTACATCATTCTATGAGCGAATAACGGGCAAGGTCCACGTCGATATGCTGCGGCCGTCGTGGTTGATATTTGCCGGCCGGCCGCGTGAATCAAAACTCCGATCGGTCTTTCGCGAAGCAATCCACAGGATGCTTGCTTTGATCGGGCTGATCGTCTCGCTGCCGATCGCACTTGTTACGGCAGCTTTGATAAAGATCGAGTCTCGCGGCCCGGTGTTTTATCGACAGGAACGTGTCGGTAAGAATGGCCGCGTGTTCAAGGTGCTTAAGTTCCGTTCGATGCGTGCGGATGCTGAGGCCGACGGAATGCCGGTTTGGGCTGCCGATAATGACGACCGTACAACGCGCGTGGGCCGCGTGATACGAAAGATCCGCGTGGACGAGGTGCCGCAGTTCTGGAATATCTTAAAGGGCGAGATGAATTTCGTCGGCCCGAGGCCTGAACGCCCGCATTTCGTCAAACAGCTCGCGACCGAGATATCGTTCTACGAGCACAGGCACTTGGTAGCTCCGGGACTGACGGGCTGGGCACAAATAAAATATCCGTACGGAGCATCTGTTGCGGATGCGATACAGAAATTGCAGTACGACCTGTACTACATAAAGAACCAGAGCCTTGTGCTCGATATGGTGATAGTTTTTGAAACGATAAAGACCGTGCTCTTAAGCAGGGGCGGCCGTTGA
- a CDS encoding GTPase domain-containing protein, which yields MTFINYASREINCKIVYYGPGLCGKTTNLQYIYDSTAPQAKGKLISLATETDRTLFFDFMPLELGTVRGFKTRFHLYTVPGQVYYDASRKLILKGVDGVVFVADSQEERMDANIESLYNLEENLQVQGYDLDSIPYVLQLNKRDLPNVIPSDELSQELQRKDEPIFEAVATDGTGVFDTLKAVAKQVLTELRKA from the coding sequence ATGACCTTTATCAATTACGCATCACGCGAGATAAACTGCAAGATCGTTTACTACGGCCCCGGACTTTGCGGAAAGACGACGAACCTGCAATACATCTACGATTCGACCGCCCCGCAGGCCAAAGGCAAACTCATAAGCCTGGCCACGGAGACGGATCGCACGCTGTTTTTCGATTTCATGCCGCTGGAGCTCGGGACTGTTCGCGGGTTCAAAACGCGGTTTCACCTATACACGGTGCCGGGCCAGGTGTATTACGACGCCTCGCGTAAGCTGATCTTGAAGGGTGTTGACGGTGTCGTTTTTGTCGCCGACAGCCAAGAAGAGCGAATGGACGCAAATATCGAGTCGCTCTACAATCTTGAGGAGAACCTGCAGGTACAAGGATACGATCTGGACAGCATTCCGTATGTTCTTCAGTTGAATAAACGTGATCTGCCGAACGTAATACCGAGCGATGAGCTTTCGCAGGAACTCCAGCGAAAGGACGAGCCGATATTTGAAGCGGTCGCAACCGACGGAACAGGTGTTTTCGATACGCTGAAGGCCGTCGCAAAGCAGGTGCTGACCGAATTGCGAAAGGCATAA
- a CDS encoding roadblock/LC7 domain-containing protein: MADTPFILQEHQFSRIKMILARLCVECAARAVFLVDRDGQPIAFHGDIGDMDTTSFASLAAGNVAATSSMAQLIGEAAFPAVVHEGERESIYIGVIGRSLLVVVFDGRSTVGLVKIRSKRASHELAALLEEAVAESATMHVSPNSFFAEITDEDIDSLFS; this comes from the coding sequence ATGGCAGACACGCCCTTCATACTTCAAGAACATCAGTTTTCGAGGATAAAGATGATCCTCGCCCGCCTTTGTGTCGAATGTGCGGCCCGAGCGGTCTTTCTTGTCGATCGCGACGGCCAGCCGATCGCCTTTCACGGCGACATCGGCGATATGGACACGACGAGCTTCGCCTCGCTTGCTGCGGGCAACGTTGCCGCGACCAGCAGCATGGCTCAGCTGATCGGTGAAGCGGCCTTTCCCGCCGTGGTTCACGAAGGTGAACGCGAAAGCATCTACATCGGTGTGATCGGGCGAAGCCTGCTTGTGGTAGTATTTGATGGACGGTCCACGGTCGGACTCGTCAAGATACGCTCAAAACGCGCGAGCCATGAGCTTGCGGCGCTGCTTGAAGAAGCAGTGGCCGAATCGGCAACTATGCATGTCAGTCCGAACTCGTTCTTTGCCGAGATAACGGACGAAGATATTGACAGCCTGTTTAGCTAG
- a CDS encoding AAA family ATPase, with translation MYKEFFGLDDFPFTLTPDPRFMVFTPNYNEGLATLYYGLENAKGLIVLTGEVGTGKTTAMRWILRRLDASVLAAYVFNPRLSIDEFYHHITQLLGIKDWSNKSELLTLMGRVLEERHRRGLRTVIIIDEAHEMSDYVLEEIRLLMNFESDTAKHLQIILTGQQELRDKLNQTNLRQLKQRVALRFEMKPLPNTEEVDRYIRERLHIAGSKQPAIFSREAVELIFQCSEGIPRNINNICDNSMIEAYGAGERRIGREIVEKVADNLDMLPDSAKRTPVFDGPAIGKGNVMRAETEQELWNNTHRPTLYNNAAASPNNNGGAFDDLEDDISLEIGELGGPY, from the coding sequence ATGTACAAAGAATTCTTCGGACTTGATGATTTCCCGTTCACGCTGACACCTGATCCGCGGTTCATGGTGTTCACGCCGAACTATAACGAAGGCCTTGCGACGCTCTATTACGGCCTCGAGAACGCCAAAGGGCTGATCGTCCTTACGGGCGAGGTCGGTACGGGCAAGACGACCGCCATGCGATGGATCCTCCGCCGCCTCGATGCGAGTGTTCTGGCGGCGTATGTTTTCAATCCGAGGCTCTCGATCGATGAGTTCTACCATCACATCACACAGCTACTCGGGATCAAAGATTGGAGCAATAAATCAGAGCTTCTGACACTGATGGGCCGCGTTCTCGAAGAACGCCACCGCCGGGGGCTTCGTACGGTGATCATTATCGACGAAGCGCACGAGATGTCCGACTACGTACTCGAAGAGATACGCTTGCTGATGAACTTTGAGTCGGATACGGCAAAGCACCTTCAGATCATCCTGACCGGGCAGCAGGAGCTTCGCGACAAACTGAACCAGACCAATCTGCGGCAGCTCAAGCAGCGTGTCGCATTACGGTTCGAGATGAAGCCGCTTCCGAATACCGAAGAGGTCGATCGCTATATCCGTGAGCGCCTTCACATCGCGGGGTCAAAACAACCTGCGATCTTCTCGCGTGAGGCTGTCGAACTGATCTTTCAGTGCAGCGAGGGCATTCCGCGAAATATCAACAACATCTGCGACAACTCGATGATCGAGGCGTACGGTGCCGGCGAGCGCCGCATCGGCCGCGAGATCGTTGAGAAGGTTGCCGACAACCTCGATATGCTTCCGGATTCAGCAAAACGGACACCGGTTTTTGACGGGCCCGCGATCGGAAAGGGCAACGTGATGCGGGCTGAGACCGAACAAGAACTGTGGAACAACACCCATCGACCGACGCTCTACAACAACGCAGCAGCAAGCCCTAACAACAACGGCGGCGCGTTCGATGACCTTGAAGATGACATCAGCCTTGAAATAGGCGAGCTTGGCGGGCCGTATTGA